The following proteins are co-located in the Acropora palmata chromosome 11, jaAcrPala1.3, whole genome shotgun sequence genome:
- the LOC141898072 gene encoding uncharacterized protein LOC141898072 isoform X2 gives MKSSFLKEHQGYALSSRDFYSCVGSELECGLRCLRDERCRSYNCLMTNHHNNRQSCRLNWETRSSKPGNYKKNNNWAYYELLQVANPQFVCQIGDIWNSRDSLCTCRPGYKGVKCETEKLGYFSSNPGDSCKHIRDVEDSSADGEYWIDPEKNGNPLKVFCDMTTDGGGWLLIANLIYQNASVYSSDDSFIEDSYRGISNYHNNRMGVSISALNQLRGYMNFTQLRFHCSKQGGRTFHVITVVNKTGEAVVQYFSDQTDVLPASCGSFQKMSDDDSRLSVSCSQWGKDEGLYFVGKWGHYKKQGKYRLYHSAAFVKLSYYWNAKNSTWWCDDGKGKVFHHGSMDFWKIYVR, from the exons ATGAAATCAAGCTTTTTAAAAGAACACCAAG GTTATGCTTTATCAAGTCGCGACTTTTATTCATGTGTAGGAAGCGAACTGGAATGCGGCTTGCGCTGTTTGAGAGATGAAAGGTGTCGTTCATACAACTGTTTGATGACGAATCATCACAACAATCGACAATCGTGCCGCTTAAATTGGGAAACAAGATCGTCCAAGCCAGGAAActacaagaaaaataacaattggGCTTACTATGAGCTACTGCAG gTCGCCAATCCGCAGTTTGTTTGTCAAATCGGGGACATTTGGAATTCTCGCGACAGTCTCTGTACGTGTCGCCCGGGCTATAAGGGGGTCAAATGTGAAACAG AGAAACTTGGTTATTTCTCCTCAAACCCCGGCGACTCCTGTAAACACATCCGGGACGTTGAAGACTCCAGTGCAGACGGGGAGTACTGGATTGACCCCGAGAAAAACGGAAACCCTTTGAAAGTGTTCTGCGATATGACGACCGACGGAG GTGGCTGGCTTCTTATTGCCAATTTGATCTACCAGAACGCTTCTGTTTATTCGTCTGATGACTCGTTCATCGAGGATAGTTACCGAGGAATAAGCAACTACCACAACAACCGCATGGGCGTCAGTATAAGCGCCTTGAACCAGCTCAGAggttacatgaattttacACAGCTCAGGTTTCACTGCAGCAAACAGGGCGGCCGGACGTTCCACGTCATCACAGTTGTCAACAAAACTGGCGAGGCTGTGGTCCAGTACTTCAGCGACCAGACCGACGTCCTTCCCGCCTCTTGTGGATCTTTCCAGAAAATGAGTGATGATGATTCTCGTTTGTCAGTATCGTGTAGTCAGTGGGGAAAAGACGAGGGGTTGTATTTTGTTGGAAAGTGGGGTCATTACAAAAAGCAAGGAAAATACAGACTATACCACAGTGCAGCTTTTGTCAAGTTGTCATATTACTGGAATGCTAAGAATAGCACTTGGTGGTGTGATGACGGTAAAGGAAAAGTCTTCCACCACGGTTCGATGGATTTTTGGAAAATCTACGTGCGCTAA
- the LOC141897709 gene encoding uncharacterized protein LOC141897709: MLASLAVMLFVLVTNIANTTEELQKNKIFETFDGFHLSGHVMEIIQTTDEFDCGLRCLRNQHCRSYNSMDTGDNIIGNTICQLNNQTRLTAPGFFKPTPGFTYFEKAVKGWHSSHPGRSCKDILESEDSVGDGEYWIDPEGNGKSLKVYCDMTTAGGKLPNAALLFSKTWWTTGVKFSRLAIKHRREATKECSSLHIAIKDVTLTAQVVKGQYTGHPGRSCKDILESKDSFGDGEYWIDPEGNGKSLKVYCDMTTAGGGWLLIFNVVIDNSRSLPQITPQDDYRKIGDFQSKALILTNNALFELQKHLAFEQLRFHCYKPDVRTFHVATIANSTGESVIRYFTGQTEEFPQASGSFTRLPEDNSQLALSPADWGKEGGTYKVGKWSHQGKKALWDHVVLIQNEAHWLLESSRWECDDYNPPTPPVGSFWRIYVR; encoded by the exons ATGTTGGCTTCGCTGGCGGTGatgctttttgttttagtgACGAACATTGCCAATACAACTGAGGAGCTGCAAAAGAACAAGATTTTTGAAACGTTTGATG GTTTTCACCTCTCTGGACATGTAATGGAGATAATACAAACAACTGATGAATTTGATTGTGGCCTTCGTTGCCTGAGGAATCAACACTGCCGATCGTACAACAGTATGGATACCGGCGATAACATCATTGGAAACACAATCTGCCAATTAAACAACCAGACGAGGCTAACAGCGCCGGGTTTCTTTAAGCCAACTCCCGGATTCACCTATTTCGAGAAAG CTGTCAAAGGCTGGCATTCAAGTCATCCTGGTCGCTCTTGCAAAGATATCCTAGAGTCTGAAGACTCTGTGGGTGACGGAGAATATTGGATCGACCCAGAAGGAAATGGCAAATCACTGAAAGTTTACTGTGATATGACGACTGCAGGGGGTAAGTTGCCGAATGCTGCACTGCTATTTTCAAAGA CCTGGTGGACTACTGGAGTAAAGTTTAGCCGACTAGCTATAAAACATAGGAGGGAAGCAACTAAGGAATGCAGCTCTCTTCACATAGCGATCAAAGACGTAACCTTAACCG CTCAAGTTGTTAAAGGTCAGTATACAGGTCATCCAGGTCGCTCCTGCAAAGATATTCTGGAGTCTAAAGATTCTTTTGGCGACGGGGAATACTGGATCGACCCAGAAGGAAATGGCAAATCACTGAAAGTTTACTGTGATATGACGACTGCAGGGG GGGGCTGGCTTCTCATTTTTAACGTGGTGATTGATAACAGTCGCTCGTTGCCCCAAATAACACCTCAAGATGACTATCGCAAGATCGGCGATTTCCAAAGCAAGGCTTTGATTCTCACAAATAATGCCCTCTTTGAGCTTCAAAAGCACTTGGCTTTCGAGCAGTTAAGATTTCACTGTTACAAGCCAGACGTACGTACCTTTCATGTCGCAACAATTGCCAACAGCACCGGTGAATCGGTGATTCGCTACTTCACTGGACAAACTGAAGAATTCCCGCAAGCAAGTGGCTCTTTCACAAGACTGCCGGAAGACAATTCGCAACTCGCACTTAGCCCTGCCGATTGGGGAAAGGAGGGTGGCACATATAAGGTTGGAAAGTGGTCCCATCAAGGGAAAAAGGCATTGTGGGATCATGTTGTCTTGATTCAAAATGAAGCTCATTGGCTTTTAGAGTCTTCTCGATGGGAATGTGATGATTACAACCCTCCCACTCCCCCTGTGGGAAGTTTTTGGAGAATATATGTTCGTTGA
- the LOC141897708 gene encoding uncharacterized protein LOC141897708, with product MARFLFLKLRKDLVTFSRHMLASLAVMLFVLVTNIDNTTEEVQKIFETFDGFHLSGHVMEIIQTTDEFDCGLRCLRNQHCRSYNSKDTGDNIYGKTICQLNNQTRLTAPDFFKPTPGFTYFEKAVKGWHSSHPGRSCKDILESEDSVGDGEYWIDPEGNGKSLKVYCDMTTAGGVKGQHSCHPGRSCKDILESKDSVGDGEYWIDPEGNGKSLKVYCDMTTAGGGWLLIFNVVIDNSRSLPQITVGSCCVDCK from the exons ATGGCAAGATTT CTTTTTCTCAAACTAAGAAAGGATTTAGTCACTTTTTCACGGCATATGTTGGCTTCCCTGGCGGTGATGCTTTTCGTTTTAGTGACGAATATTGACAATACAACTGAGGAGGTGCAAAAGATTTTTGAAACGTTTGATG GTTTTCACCTCTCTGGACATGTAATGGAGATAATACAAACAACTGATGAATTTGATTGTGGCCTTCGTTGCCTGAGGAATCAACACTGCCGATCTTACAACAGTAAGGATACCGGCGATAACATCTATGGAAAAACAATCTGCCAATTAAACAACCAGACGAGGCTAACAGCGCCGGATTTCTTCAAGCCAACTCCCGGATTCACCTATTTCGAAAAAG CTGTCAAAGGTTGGCATTCAAGTCATCCTGGTCGCTCTTGCAAAGATATCCTAGAGTCTGAAGACTCTGTGGGTGACGGAGAATATTGGATCGACCCAGAAGGAAATGGCAAATCACTGAAAGTTTACTGTGATATGACGACTGCAGGGG GTGTTAAAGGTCAGCATTCATGCCACCCGGGTCGCTCCTGCAAAGATATCCTAGAGTCTAAAGATTCTGTGGGCGACGGGGAATACTGGATCGACCCAGAAGGAAATGGCAAATCACTGAAAGTTTACTGTGATATGACAACTGCAGGGG GGGGCTGGCTTCTCATTTTTAACGTGGTGATTGATAACAGTCGCTCGTTGCCCCAAATAACAGTGGGATCATGTTGTGTGGATTGTAAATAG
- the LOC141898072 gene encoding uncharacterized protein LOC141898072 isoform X1, protein MRILQIRMAIVLNLRSLLMTLLLSHVTAPKFMKSSFLKEHQGYALSSRDFYSCVGSELECGLRCLRDERCRSYNCLMTNHHNNRQSCRLNWETRSSKPGNYKKNNNWAYYELLQVANPQFVCQIGDIWNSRDSLCTCRPGYKGVKCETEKLGYFSSNPGDSCKHIRDVEDSSADGEYWIDPEKNGNPLKVFCDMTTDGGGWLLIANLIYQNASVYSSDDSFIEDSYRGISNYHNNRMGVSISALNQLRGYMNFTQLRFHCSKQGGRTFHVITVVNKTGEAVVQYFSDQTDVLPASCGSFQKMSDDDSRLSVSCSQWGKDEGLYFVGKWGHYKKQGKYRLYHSAAFVKLSYYWNAKNSTWWCDDGKGKVFHHGSMDFWKIYVR, encoded by the exons ATGAGAATACTTCAAATCAGGATGGCAATTGTATTGAACTTGCGCTCCTTGTTAATGACTCTTCTTTTGTCGCATGTTACAGCCCCAAAATTTATGAAATCAAGCTTTTTAAAAGAACACCAAG GTTATGCTTTATCAAGTCGCGACTTTTATTCATGTGTAGGAAGCGAACTGGAATGCGGCTTGCGCTGTTTGAGAGATGAAAGGTGTCGTTCATACAACTGTTTGATGACGAATCATCACAACAATCGACAATCGTGCCGCTTAAATTGGGAAACAAGATCGTCCAAGCCAGGAAActacaagaaaaataacaattggGCTTACTATGAGCTACTGCAG gTCGCCAATCCGCAGTTTGTTTGTCAAATCGGGGACATTTGGAATTCTCGCGACAGTCTCTGTACGTGTCGCCCGGGCTATAAGGGGGTCAAATGTGAAACAG AGAAACTTGGTTATTTCTCCTCAAACCCCGGCGACTCCTGTAAACACATCCGGGACGTTGAAGACTCCAGTGCAGACGGGGAGTACTGGATTGACCCCGAGAAAAACGGAAACCCTTTGAAAGTGTTCTGCGATATGACGACCGACGGAG GTGGCTGGCTTCTTATTGCCAATTTGATCTACCAGAACGCTTCTGTTTATTCGTCTGATGACTCGTTCATCGAGGATAGTTACCGAGGAATAAGCAACTACCACAACAACCGCATGGGCGTCAGTATAAGCGCCTTGAACCAGCTCAGAggttacatgaattttacACAGCTCAGGTTTCACTGCAGCAAACAGGGCGGCCGGACGTTCCACGTCATCACAGTTGTCAACAAAACTGGCGAGGCTGTGGTCCAGTACTTCAGCGACCAGACCGACGTCCTTCCCGCCTCTTGTGGATCTTTCCAGAAAATGAGTGATGATGATTCTCGTTTGTCAGTATCGTGTAGTCAGTGGGGAAAAGACGAGGGGTTGTATTTTGTTGGAAAGTGGGGTCATTACAAAAAGCAAGGAAAATACAGACTATACCACAGTGCAGCTTTTGTCAAGTTGTCATATTACTGGAATGCTAAGAATAGCACTTGGTGGTGTGATGACGGTAAAGGAAAAGTCTTCCACCACGGTTCGATGGATTTTTGGAAAATCTACGTGCGCTAA